The following proteins are encoded in a genomic region of Sparus aurata chromosome 23, fSpaAur1.1, whole genome shotgun sequence:
- the arf2a gene encoding ARF GTPase 2a, translating into MGSFQSLFKNLFGKKEMRILMVGLDAAGKTTILYKLKLGEIVTTIPTIGFNVETVEYKNISFTVWDVGGQDKIRPLWRHYFQNTQGLIFVVDSNDRERVGEAREELMRMLAEDELRDAVLLVFANKQDLPNAMNAAEITDKLGLHSLRNRHWYIQATCATSGDGLYEGLDWLSNQLKGQK; encoded by the exons ATGGGGAGTTTTCAAAGCTTATTTAAAAATCTCtttggaaagaaagaaatgaggaTCCTGATGGTAGGACTGGATGCAGCTGGAAAGACCACCATCCTGTACAAGCTCAAACTGGGAGAAATTGTTACCACAATCCCTACCATCG GTTTTAATGTTGAGACGGTAGAATACAAGAACATCAGTTTTACAGTGTGGGATGTTGGTGGTCAGGACAAGATCAGGCCACTCTGGAGGCATTACTTCCAAAACACACAAG GCCTCATCTTTGTCGTGGACAGTAATGACAGAGAGCGAGTTGGTGAGGCAAGGGAAGAGCTGATGAGAATGCTGGCTGAGGATGAGCTGAGGGATGCTGTGCTGCTTGTGTTTGCCAACAAACAG GACCTGCCCAATGCCATGAATGCAGCTGAGATCACAGACAAGCTTGGCCTGCACTCCCTGCGAAACCGCCACTGGTATATCCAGGCCACGTGCGCTACTAGTGGAGACGGTCTCTACGAGGGTCTAGACTGGCTTTCAAACCAGCTTAAGGGCCAAAAATGA